In Arachis hypogaea cultivar Tifrunner chromosome 17, arahy.Tifrunner.gnm2.J5K5, whole genome shotgun sequence, a single window of DNA contains:
- the LOC112766183 gene encoding E3 ubiquitin-protein ligase WAV3 — protein sequence MGGGWRRAFCTRNPESTILHNQHRSQSPTTCVRLSFLSVSDTADSTSNPSTPRSPSFKLSLFRNSFKFRSSCGICLNSVKTGLGTAIYTAECGHAFHFPCIAGHVSSNNTCPVCNATWKVVPALPHQNDVVSTKIFEAKKQSDSVRPYDDDEPLPSPFSGCQIAPIPEADENNDDEDQNDVFQGFFINPSKPPMMTKDADSRNVRVKLMPECAVITSSQSHETYALVLRVKAPPPPSWSQIGASPPVDLVTVVDVGAGMSGTKLHMLKRAMRLVISSLGSVDRLAIVAYSDSSKRLMPLRRMTAQGQRVARRIVDRLISGREIAASGGVEALRKAAKVLEDRRERNPFASVVLFSETSNWKHQRESFGFSHVSSRFTFIEVPVQSFGFGKRTGFGFQPDEDHFAKRIEELFSVTVHDLTVQLEVSSHHAEIRDVYSCNNGRPTALGSEAFTIGDLYAEEERELLVELRVATSALGSHHVMNVKCVYKDSVKQDTVCGREQALPVALRLGGRAERLRNVFVTSRAISKSRKLLDQNEFSNAYCVVASARELLAQCGSASVDEYVRGLEAELAEIQWQKAQYERQGRAVDESGEEALTPTSAWRAAEKLAKMATMKKSLNRVTDLHGFENARF from the exons ATGGGGGGTGGTTGGAGAAGAGCGTTCTGCACCCGTAACCCAGAATCCACAATTTTACATAACCAACACCGAAGCCAATCCCCAACCACCTGCGTCAGATTGAGCTTCCTCTCAGTCTCAGACACCGCAGATTCAACATCAAATCCATCTACTCCACGCTCCCCTAGCTTCAAGCTATCCCTGTTCAGAAACAGCTTCAAATTCAGA AGTAGTTGTGGAATCTGTTTGAACAGCGTGAAGACGGGGCTGGGAACGGCAATTTACACTGCGGAATGCGGTCATGCTTTTCACTTCCCCTGCATCGCCGGCCACGTCAGCAGCAACAACACGTGCCCCGTCTGCAACGCCACGTGGAAAGTCGTTCCTGCCCTCCCGCACCAAAACGACGTCGTAAGCACCAAAATATTCGAAGCGAAGAAGCAATCTGATTCGGTAAGACCATACGACGACGATGAGCctctcccttctcccttctccGGCTGCCAAATCGCTCCAATTCCGGAGGCCGACGAAAACAACGACGACGAAGACCAAAACGACGTGTTCCAGGGATTTTTCATAAATCCATCAAAGCCTCCAATGATGACGAAGGACGCTGATTCAAGGAATGTACGGGTGAAGCTGATGCCAGAGTGTGCTGTCATAACGTCGTCACAGAGCCACGAGACTTATGCTTTGGTTCTAAGAGTCAAGGCTCCGCCACCGCCATCGTGGAGTCAGATCGGTGCATCGCCACCGGTGGATCTTGTCACGGTTGTCGACGTCGGCGCCGGCATGAGCGGCACGAAGCTTCATATGCTGAAGCGCGCGATGCGTTTGGTTATCTCATCGCTCGGCTCCGTCGACCGGCTCGCAATCGTGGCTTATTCGGATTCATCGAAACGGTTGATGCCGCTGCGGAGAATGACGGCGCAGGGACAGCGGGTGGCTCGCCGCATCGTCGACCGCCTCATCTCCGGGCGAGAAATAGCCGCCTCAGGGGGTGTAGAAGCTCTGAGGAAAGCAGCGAAGGTTCTAGAAGACCGAAGGGAAAGAAATCCGTTCGCCTCCGTTGTTCTCTTCTCAGAAACAAGTAATTGGAAGCATCAACGAGAAAGCTTCGGCTTTAGCCACGTGTCTTCCCGGTTTACCTTTATAGAAGTCCCGGTTCAATCGTTTGGGTTCGGGAAAAGAACCGGGTTCGGCTTCCAACCGGATGAGGATCATTTTGCGAAGCGCATTGAGGAATTATTCAGCGTAACGGTGCATGATTTAACAGTTCAGCTCGAAGTTTCATCGCATCATGCTGAGATCAGAGATGTTTATTCCTGTAATAATGGACGGCCCACAGCGCTTGGCTCTGAAGCCTTTACGATTGGCGATTTGTACGCTGAAGAAGAGAGGGAACTGTTGGTGGAGTTGAGAGTGGCCACGTCAGCATTGGGAAGCCATCACGTGATGAACGTGAAGTGTGTCTATAAAGATTCGGTGAAACAGGACACTGTGTGCGGTAGGGAGCAAGCGCTTCCAGTGGCGCTACGGCTTGGTGGCAGAGCCGAGAGGCTTAGGAATGTGTTTGTGACGAGCCGAGCCATTTCCAAGTCAAGGAAACTGTTGGATCAGAATGAGTTTTCTAATGCTTATTGTGTGGTGGCTTCGGCTCGAGAGCTTTTAGCTCAGTGTGGCTCGGCTTCAGTGGACGAGTATGTGCGTGGCTTGGAGGCTGAGCTGGCAGAGATTCAGTGGCAGAAAGCACAGTATGAGAGGCAAGGGAGGGCGGTGGATGAGAGTGGCGAGGAGGCATTGACACCGACTTCAGCTTGGAGAGCAGCTGAGAAGCTGGCTAAGATGGCAACAATGAAGAAGTCATTGAATAGAGTCACTGACTTGCACGGCTTCGAAAATGCTAGGTTCTAG